One genomic window of Vulpes vulpes isolate BD-2025 chromosome 11, VulVul3, whole genome shotgun sequence includes the following:
- the PLCD1 gene encoding 1-phosphatidylinositol 4,5-bisphosphate phosphodiesterase delta-1 isoform X3 has protein sequence MDSGRDFLTLHGLQHDEDLHALLKGSQLLKVKSNSWRRERFYKLQEDCKTIWQESRKVMRTPESQLFSIEDIQEVRKGHRTEGLEKFARDVPEDRCFSIVFKDQRNTLDLIAPSPAEAQHWVQGLRKIIHHSGSMDQRQKLQHWIHSCLRKADKNKDNKMSFKELQNFLKELNIQVDDSYARKIFRECDHSQTDSLEDDEIEAFYKMLTQRAEIDRTFAEAAGSGETLSVDQLVSFLQHQQREEAAGPALALSLIERYEPSETAKAQRQMTKDGFLMYLLSADGSAFSLAHRRVYQDMGQPLSHYLMSSSHNTYLLEDQLTGPSSTEAYIRALCKGCRCLELDCWDGPNQEPIIYHGYTFTSKILLCDVLRAIRDYAFKASPYPVILSLENHCSLEQQRVMARHLRTILGPMLLDRPLDGVTTSLPSPEQLKGKILLKGKKLGGLLPPGGEGGPEATVVSDEDEAAEMEDEAVRSRVQRKPREDKLRLVKELSDMVIYCKSVHFGGFSSPGTSGQAFYEMVSFSENRALRLLQESGNSFVRHNVNHLSRIYPAGWRTDSSNYSPVEMWNGGCQIVALNFQTPGPEMDVYQGRFQDNGACGYVLKPAFLRDLNSTFNSRALAQGPWWTRKRLSIRVISGQQLPKVNKNKNSIVDPKVTVEIHGVGRDMASRQTAVVTNNGFNPWWDTEFEFEVAVPELALVRFVVEDYDASSKNDFIGQSTIPLGSLKQGYRHVHLLSKNGDQHPSATLFVKVSLQD, from the exons TCTCCATTGAGGACATTCAGGAGGTGCGGAAGGGCCACCGCACGGAGGGCCTGGAGAAGTTTGCCCGGGATGTGCCCGAGGACCGCTGCTTCTCCATTGTCTTCAAGGACCAGCGCAATACACTAGACCTCATCGCCCCATCGCCAGCTGAGGCCCAGCACTGGGTGCAGGGTCTGCGTAAGATCATCCACCATTCGGGCTCCATGGACCAGAGGCAGAAGCTGCAGCA CTGGATTCACTCCTGCTTGCGAAAAGCTGACAAAAACAAGGACAACAAGATGAGCTTCAAGGAGCTGCAGAACTTCCTGAAGGAACTCAACATCCAGGTGGATGACAGCTATGCCCGCAAGATCTTCAGG GAATGTGACCACTCCCAGACGGACTCCCTGGAGGACGATGAGATTGAGGCCTTCTACAAGATGCTGACCCAGCGGGCGGAGATTGACCGCACCTTCGCTGAGGCGGCGGGCTCTGGGGAGACACTGTCCGTGGACCAGTTAGTAAGCTTCCTGCAGCACCAGCAGCGGGAAGAGGCGGCAGGGCCTGCCCTGGCGCTCTCCCTCATTGAGCGCTATGAGCCCAGTGAGACCG CCAAGGCGCAGCGGCAGATGACCAAGGACGGCTTCCTCATGTACCTGCTGTCCGCCGACGGCAGCGCCTTCAGCCTGGCGCACCGGCGGGTCTACCAGGACATGGGCCAGCCGCTCAGCCACTACCTGATGTCCTCCTCGCACAACACCTACCTGCTGGAAGACCAGCTCACGGGGCCCAGCAGCACGGAGGCCTACATCCG GGCGCTGTGCAAGGGCTGCCGCTGCCTGGAGCTCGACTGCTGGGACGGCCCCAACCAGGAGCCCATCATCTACCATGGCTACACTTTCACCTCCAAGATCCTCCTCTGCGACGTGCTCAGGGCCATCCGGGACTACGCCTTCAAG GCGTCCCCGTACCCCGTCATCCTGTCCCTGGAGAACCACTGCAGCCTGGAGCAGCAGCGGGTGATGGCGCGACACCTGCGCACCATCCTGGGCCCCATGCTGTTGGACCGGCCGCTGGACGGGGTCACCACCAGTCTGCCTTCCCCTGAG CAACTGAAGGGGAAGATCTTGCTGAAGGGGAAGAAGCTTGGGGGCCTCCTGCCCCCTGGCGGGGAGGGCGGCCCTGAAGCCACTGTTGTGTCTGATGAGGATGAGGCTGCTGAgatggaggacgaggccgtgagGAGCCGAGTGCAGCGCAAGCCCAGG GAGGACAAGCTCAGGCTAGTGAAGGAGCTCTCGGATATGGTCATTTACTGCAAGAGTGTCCACTTTGGGGGCTTCTCCAGCCCTGGCACCTCAGGGCAGGCCTTCTATGAGATGGTGTCCTTCTCTGAGAACCGCGCCCTCCGACTGCTCCAAGAATCAG GAAACAGCTTTGTTCGCCACAACGTCAATCACCTGAGCAGGATCTACCCTGCTGGCTGGAGAACGGACTCCTCCAACTACAGTCCTGTGGAGATGTGGAACGGGGGCTGCCAGATAG TGGCCCTGAATTTCCAGACACCTGGCCCGGAGATGGACGTGTACCAGGGCCGCTTCCAGGACAACGGGGCCTGTGGGTATGTGCTGAAGCCTGCCTTCCTGCGAGACCTGAACTCTACCTTTAACTCACGTGCCCTGGCTCAGGGGCCCTGGTGGACCAGGAAGCGGCTTAGCATCAGG GTCATCTCTGGACAGCAGTTGCCAAAAGTCAACAAGAATAAGAATTCAATAGTGGACCCCAAGGTGACGGTGGAGATCCATGGTGTGGGCCGCGACATGGCCAGCCGCCAGACTGCTGTCGTCACCAATAATG GTTTCAACCCGTGGTGGGACACAGAGTTCGAGTTTGAGGTGGCCGTGCCTGAGCTCGCCCTCGTGCGCTTTGTGGTGGAGGATTATGACGCATCCTCTAAGAACGACTTTATTGGCCAGAGCACCATCCCCTTGGGCAGCCTCAAGCAAG GATACCGCCATGTCCACCTCTTGTCAAAGAACGGAGACCAGCACCCATCTGCCACCCTCTTTGTGAAGGTGTCTCTCCAGGACTAG
- the PLCD1 gene encoding 1-phosphatidylinositol 4,5-bisphosphate phosphodiesterase delta-1 isoform X2, producing the protein MRTPESQLFSIEDIQEVRKGHRTEGLEKFARDVPEDRCFSIVFKDQRNTLDLIAPSPAEAQHWVQGLRKIIHHSGSMDQRQKLQHWIHSCLRKADKNKDNKMSFKELQNFLKELNIQVDDSYARKIFRECDHSQTDSLEDDEIEAFYKMLTQRAEIDRTFAEAAGSGETLSVDQLVSFLQHQQREEAAGPALALSLIERYEPSETAKAQRQMTKDGFLMYLLSADGSAFSLAHRRVYQDMGQPLSHYLMSSSHNTYLLEDQLTGPSSTEAYIRALCKGCRCLELDCWDGPNQEPIIYHGYTFTSKILLCDVLRAIRDYAFKASPYPVILSLENHCSLEQQRVMARHLRTILGPMLLDRPLDGVTTSLPSPEQLKGKILLKGKKLGGLLPPGGEGGPEATVVSDEDEAAEMEDEAVRSRVQRKPREDKLRLVKELSDMVIYCKSVHFGGFSSPGTSGQAFYEMVSFSENRALRLLQESGNSFVRHNVNHLSRIYPAGWRTDSSNYSPVEMWNGGCQIVALNFQTPGPEMDVYQGRFQDNGACGYVLKPAFLRDLNSTFNSRALAQGPWWTRKRLSIRVISGQQLPKVNKNKNSIVDPKVTVEIHGVGRDMASRQTAVVTNNGFNPWWDTEFEFEVAVPELALVRFVVEDYDASSKNDFIGQSTIPLGSLKQGYRHVHLLSKNGDQHPSATLFVKVSLQD; encoded by the exons TCTCCATTGAGGACATTCAGGAGGTGCGGAAGGGCCACCGCACGGAGGGCCTGGAGAAGTTTGCCCGGGATGTGCCCGAGGACCGCTGCTTCTCCATTGTCTTCAAGGACCAGCGCAATACACTAGACCTCATCGCCCCATCGCCAGCTGAGGCCCAGCACTGGGTGCAGGGTCTGCGTAAGATCATCCACCATTCGGGCTCCATGGACCAGAGGCAGAAGCTGCAGCA CTGGATTCACTCCTGCTTGCGAAAAGCTGACAAAAACAAGGACAACAAGATGAGCTTCAAGGAGCTGCAGAACTTCCTGAAGGAACTCAACATCCAGGTGGATGACAGCTATGCCCGCAAGATCTTCAGG GAATGTGACCACTCCCAGACGGACTCCCTGGAGGACGATGAGATTGAGGCCTTCTACAAGATGCTGACCCAGCGGGCGGAGATTGACCGCACCTTCGCTGAGGCGGCGGGCTCTGGGGAGACACTGTCCGTGGACCAGTTAGTAAGCTTCCTGCAGCACCAGCAGCGGGAAGAGGCGGCAGGGCCTGCCCTGGCGCTCTCCCTCATTGAGCGCTATGAGCCCAGTGAGACCG CCAAGGCGCAGCGGCAGATGACCAAGGACGGCTTCCTCATGTACCTGCTGTCCGCCGACGGCAGCGCCTTCAGCCTGGCGCACCGGCGGGTCTACCAGGACATGGGCCAGCCGCTCAGCCACTACCTGATGTCCTCCTCGCACAACACCTACCTGCTGGAAGACCAGCTCACGGGGCCCAGCAGCACGGAGGCCTACATCCG GGCGCTGTGCAAGGGCTGCCGCTGCCTGGAGCTCGACTGCTGGGACGGCCCCAACCAGGAGCCCATCATCTACCATGGCTACACTTTCACCTCCAAGATCCTCCTCTGCGACGTGCTCAGGGCCATCCGGGACTACGCCTTCAAG GCGTCCCCGTACCCCGTCATCCTGTCCCTGGAGAACCACTGCAGCCTGGAGCAGCAGCGGGTGATGGCGCGACACCTGCGCACCATCCTGGGCCCCATGCTGTTGGACCGGCCGCTGGACGGGGTCACCACCAGTCTGCCTTCCCCTGAG CAACTGAAGGGGAAGATCTTGCTGAAGGGGAAGAAGCTTGGGGGCCTCCTGCCCCCTGGCGGGGAGGGCGGCCCTGAAGCCACTGTTGTGTCTGATGAGGATGAGGCTGCTGAgatggaggacgaggccgtgagGAGCCGAGTGCAGCGCAAGCCCAGG GAGGACAAGCTCAGGCTAGTGAAGGAGCTCTCGGATATGGTCATTTACTGCAAGAGTGTCCACTTTGGGGGCTTCTCCAGCCCTGGCACCTCAGGGCAGGCCTTCTATGAGATGGTGTCCTTCTCTGAGAACCGCGCCCTCCGACTGCTCCAAGAATCAG GAAACAGCTTTGTTCGCCACAACGTCAATCACCTGAGCAGGATCTACCCTGCTGGCTGGAGAACGGACTCCTCCAACTACAGTCCTGTGGAGATGTGGAACGGGGGCTGCCAGATAG TGGCCCTGAATTTCCAGACACCTGGCCCGGAGATGGACGTGTACCAGGGCCGCTTCCAGGACAACGGGGCCTGTGGGTATGTGCTGAAGCCTGCCTTCCTGCGAGACCTGAACTCTACCTTTAACTCACGTGCCCTGGCTCAGGGGCCCTGGTGGACCAGGAAGCGGCTTAGCATCAGG GTCATCTCTGGACAGCAGTTGCCAAAAGTCAACAAGAATAAGAATTCAATAGTGGACCCCAAGGTGACGGTGGAGATCCATGGTGTGGGCCGCGACATGGCCAGCCGCCAGACTGCTGTCGTCACCAATAATG GTTTCAACCCGTGGTGGGACACAGAGTTCGAGTTTGAGGTGGCCGTGCCTGAGCTCGCCCTCGTGCGCTTTGTGGTGGAGGATTATGACGCATCCTCTAAGAACGACTTTATTGGCCAGAGCACCATCCCCTTGGGCAGCCTCAAGCAAG GATACCGCCATGTCCACCTCTTGTCAAAGAACGGAGACCAGCACCCATCTGCCACCCTCTTTGTGAAGGTGTCTCTCCAGGACTAG